One Neodiprion pinetum isolate iyNeoPine1 chromosome 1, iyNeoPine1.2, whole genome shotgun sequence genomic window carries:
- the Root gene encoding rootletin, with product MVDLIPARCRAPLCWPSSDPSLFLPNLPELEGDAPRCQPPPEGRGGGETRIGTVTRDHDGQDVGGRSRPATSNVSESSASAPSAPDLAITIRRASSHPPTSLSPPPQFRDPSARRLRRFVTPAEEPEASKMPRVPTKSASHLTPRGQMERRRPPFLRGSVKSRESDRGTGGSGRMESGRSAILGSGGGDGGSDDDMAPDALVRQNFELRHRLEEEAASYKRRLDTYRQAQQHQATLVSRLQAKVLQYKQRCSDLENQMMESLPMDAGRGPSSSAPGGSALDAAHQTLRELRDEQIHDLEAALKKLAEERRRCEKILQVNASLKDQLEDAHQTNEALTSDLQKLSNDWDALREEMTVKEDEWKEEEQAFNDYYTSEHNRLLNLWRDVVSVKRLFSEVKSATKRDLSKLQNEISLTSREMATACGSTNFALKMQATNAQSSVSQQFQQAQEACDMKSEIVALKQQFDAAQNEIRLKEDRINQLIREVHTLEERCGEAEAGMGQVVRIQEDVELLQSALRDIAHAVIQDAESRDVENTQAPPHIHLSPTGAVPQRSPKRGTRSNTTPAFAESTISAVQAALHKYQLMIHELQVKLQTNKEQLTIARKQCESAEESSQALEEKVSELTSQLDAARSHCTQLTQEKDLIQKNLDAVKVEKNSLDKNRLEINAMVEALNTDYDKLQKTNNRLQKLADNLEDEKIYLQTELDRVNKDAELREISLRSEEDRCSRMREELLTLREELNKTYLAKDMLEQQKMESDGLISQIEKSKGDLELELERILLEKSDTQEALAKLEAMCANSEQDKKRLQDELKKMQDEKSKLGSQCTDQQGDLGSLKKELLQAEQARLDLESDKITLNEKVKFLEIEKEKVEMELGQVSRERGDLSNQLSVLARKKEALNEELMRLRQRLEQANEMNARINRNLEDLVKDNEEKQVLLETTDKELQRVQEQLASLRSEKEALEGVLFDTQTNLEATHAKKTQLEKEQQELLVRQESLKGQVMRLTKDLENSERRAQDIKQTLTQQSGNQEAEFQQIIANMKKQNDDNVKKLNEEKEQIRTSLEKRLQQSVSQLGGEKDDEIAQLQQRIEDLQQHIENLCQQHEEVLLRAENDKQQALLIAHHDQQALMEKLEGVYRELEEERGSLDRLRREAGTRADQDRNNINQLRDEVARLRTRYDETKLKAEEEKMRLDLKIEELWKEKESSQRETEELQVQLHMAEDKVDGLQNQLQETGRKLKEAENSIEMLRKELVDVRRQLTDTNYEKEKYNSSNKELREYVKRTEGEKREQARALEEAYQKIAGLEDLRTTIDNERSRLQSQLRDMERDAMQLQQQLRATQDELQKSQAANAQGQNEERELQARLANETEERERLQLQLHQLKKQAIDLDNSLEVTRQELGRLRSRGDEEDERWRAREQELLIRLEDSRCRERKLEDQKHNLEVCLADASQQLQELKARLGGSEGRVRALDAQLNQLETAKKEVEQKLSSVGSTLRRIAGIQLDGSVNMPFKLMSPSRRWSPARASHADHGDGGRDVILDVDPEAVRKGVRSLMQQVAQIERERDDCRIEINSIRKQLTEAQENQSKADSKLNNLLSNLRSLQDEKSTLEAKLSQRQAAFQAQSEALKQRTDENEQMREKMTTLELTISSESEGKSQYEEKLEKMRQALAKLENEKRGLQDELGRNESRSTKLELQRMSLEGDLQRLQMILQEKEGNIQKLQDRVETQSRTTASLEERCASLKTTIEQLNLALERASSGESEFRNEINALQRSLMESNASSQSQNEKLKQLQKQLSNSENERRILSERLDSTQQAMAELRRTNQTLADQTTRLQNELANNEVQRSGLESQLRLASWPPEGSSNKDEELVRQLHSAQRERSELKGKVDALNDKVKALEADKRNMERQLSSSRSSNIRSKSYERPEKAQMELMGSNISVENLEQENRDLRLRIRRLETNLAEKEAELIRLRTSHSHSHSHSTSDLSRDRSGEIERLRAAQLQAEKLLEAREQSHRQQVLRLENQIQLLREQLNQEIKRRQLYVLRSSRAGREMQQLRQALGDSLRTVSQDPSLDAVLLEHEARKLDSTLSSTASLPPSLALPPSSSYDRRSPTPTRLK from the exons GTAGGAGCAGGCCGGCGACGAGCAACGTTAGTGAAAGCTCAGCGTCCGCCCCGAGCGCACCGGATCTTGCGATCACCATCCGCAGGGCCTCGTCTCACCCTCCGACATCTCTGTCGCCGCCGCCCCAATTCAGAGACCCTTCGGCCCGCCGTCTACGGCGTTTTGTCACCCCAGCCGAGGAACCCGAAGCCTCGAAGATGCCAAGG GTGCCAACCAAAAGCGCCTCTCACCTGACGCCCCGAGGGCAGATGGAGAGACGACGACCCCCGTTTCTCAGAGGAAGTGTGAAATCTAGAGAG TCGGACAGAGGAACCGGAGGCAGTGGAAGAATGGAATCTGGACGCAGTGCGATTTTGGGAAGTGGCGGTGGGGACGGAGGCAGTGATGACGACATGGCTCCCGATGCTTTAGTCCGGCAAAATTTCGAGCTACGCCATCGTCTGGAGGAGGAAGCAGCCAGCTACAAGAGGCGACTCGACACCTACAGACAGGCGCAGCAACATCAGGCCACCTTAGTTTCACGCCTGCAAGCCAAG GTGCTGCAGTACAAGCAGCGATGCTCGGACTTGGAGAACCAGATGATGGAGTCACTGCCAATGGACGCTGGCAGGGGACCATCTTCCTCCGCGCCCGGTGGATCAGCTCTTGATGCCGCACATCAGACGCTCCGAGAATTGCGAGATGAGCAGATCCACGACTTGGAAGCGGCGCTGAAAAAGCTTGCGGAGGAACGCAGAAG ATGTGAGAAAATCCTGCAGGTGAATGCCTCCCTGAAAGACCAACTGGAGGACGCTCACCAGACCAACGAAGCTCTGACGTCGGATCTTCAGAAGTTGAGCAACGACTGGGACGCCCTGCGAGAGGAGATGACCGTTAAAGAGGACGAGTGGAAGGAGGAGGAGCAGGCTTTCAATGACTATTACACCTCCGAGCATAACAGGCTGCTCAATCTATGGCGCGATGTAGTCTCTGTCAAGAGATTATTCTCCGAGGTGAAATCCGCAACGAAAAGAGACCTCTCCAAACTCCAAAACGAAATCTCTCTCACCTCAAGGGAAATGGCGACCGCTTGCGGCAGCACTAATTTCGCACTTAAAATGCAAGCCACCAATGCGCAGTCATCG GTTTCCCAGCAGTTCCAGCAAGCTCAAGAAGCTTGTGACATGAAATCTGAGATAGTAGCTTTGAAGCAGCAGTTCGACGCGGCTCAGAACGAGATTCGATTGAAGGAAGACCGGATAAATCAATTGATACGCGAGGTCCATACCCTG GAGGAAAGATGCGGGGAAGCAGAGGCGGGAATGGGCCAAGTCGTCCGCATCCAGGAAGATGTCGAACTCCTACAATCAGCCTTGCGTGACATTGCTCATGCCGTGATCCAGGATGCCGAGTCCCGGGACGTCGAAAACACTCAGGCTCCACCTCACATTCACCTTTCGCCGACAGGAGCTGTTCCTCAACGGTCACCTAAGAGGGGAACGCGGAGCAACACGACGCCAGCTTTTGCCGAAAGCACGATAAGCGCCGTCCAAGCGGCATTGCACAAGTACCAGCTTATGATACACGAGCTTCAG GTAAAACTTCAAACGAACAAGGAGCAGCTAACGATCGCTCGCAAGCAGTGCGAGTCAGCCGAAGAATCCAGCCAGGCTTTGGAAGAGAAGGTTTCCGAATTAACTTCGCAGTTGGACGCCGCGAGGTCTCATTGCACTCAACTCACGCAGGAGAAGGATCTTATTCAGAAGAATCTCGATGCTGTAAAAGTGGAGAAGAACTCTCTTGACAAAAACAGACTGGAAATCAACGCTATG GTCGAAGCTCTCAATACGGACTACGACAAACTCCAAAAAACGAACAACAGGTTACAAAAATTGGCTGACAATCTCGAggacgaaaaaatttatctgcaAACCGAACTTGATCGGGTCAACAAGGACGCAGAATTGAG AGAAATAAGTCTTCGGTCGGAAGAAGATCGGTGCAGTAGAATGCGAGAAGAGCTTCTGACTTTGAGGGAAGAATTGAACAAGACTTACCTCGCCAAGGACATGTTGGAACAACAGAAAATGGAGTCCGACGGTCTCATATCACAAATTGAAAAGAGTAAAG GTGATCTTGAGCTGGAACTGGAACGTATCCTCCTGGAAAAATCCGACACTCAAGAAGCCTTGGCGAAACTCGAAGCCATGTGCGCGAACAGTGAGCAGGATAAGAAAAGGCTACAAGATGAACTGAAGAAG ATGCAAGACGAGAAGAGTAAACTCGGAAGTCAATGTACGGATCAGCAAGGCGACCTGGGATCCTTGAAGAAAGAACTGCTTCAGGCGGAACAGGCCCGCCTCGATTTGGAATCCGACAAGATTACGCTGAACGAAAAAGTCAAGTTCCTAGAGATCGAGAAAGAAAAGGTTGAGATGGAGCTTGGTCAAGTGTCGCGGGAACGTGGCGATCTCAGCAATCAGTTGTCCGTCCTTGCCAGGAAGAAAGAGGCTCTGAATGAGGAGCTGATGAGGCTCAGGCAGCGTTTGGAACAAGCCAATGAAATGAACGCAAGGATCAACAGGAACCTGGAAGATCTCGTTAAGGACAATGAAGAGAAACAA GTACTGCTGGAAACCACCGACAAAGAACTCCAGCGCGTTCAGGAGCAGCTTGCTTCCCTCCGTAGCGAGAAAGAAGCACTGGAAGGCGTTCTGTTCGATACTCAAACGAACCTCGAGGCGACGCATGCGAAAAAAACACAGCTAGAAAAAGAGCAGCAGGAGCTATTGGTGAGACAGGAAAGTCTGAAGGGTCAGGTCATGAGGCTTACGAAGGATTTGGAGAACAGCGAGAGGCGAGCTCAGGATATAAAACAGACGCTGACACAGCAGAGCGGAAACCAGGAGGCGGAGTTCCAGCAGATTATTGCAAACATGAAGAAGCAGAATGACGACAACGTCAAGAAGCTGAATGAAGAAAAG GAACAAATAAGAACATCTTTGGAGAAGCGTCTGCAGCAGTCAGTTTCGCAACTGGGCGGTGAAAAGGATGACGAAATAGCACAGCTCCAGCAGAGAATCGAAGATCTTCAACAACACATTGAAAATCTGTGCCAACAGCACGAGGAGGTCCTTCTAAGAGCAGAAAACGACAAGCAACAGGCCCTCCTGATAG CTCATCACGATCAGCAAGCGCTGATGGAAAAACTTGAAGGCGTGTACCGAGAGCTTGAAGAGGAGAGAGGAAGCTTGGATCGCTTGCGCAGAGAGGCAGGTACTCGTGCGGATCAAGATCGCAATAATATAAATCAGCTTCGCGACGAGGTGGCTCGACTGCGAACTAGATACGACGAAACCAAGCTTAAAGcggaggaggaaaaaatgCGGCTCGATTTAAAAATCGAGGAACTCTGGAAGGAAAAGGAAAGCTCTCAGCGAGAGACCGAAGAACTCCAGGTACAGCTACACATGGCCGAAGACAAGGTCGATGGTTTACAAAATCAACTGCAGGAGACCGgcagaaaattaaaagaag CCGAAAATTCAATCGAAATGTTGCGAAAGGAGCTAGTCGACGTTCGCCGACAATTGACGGACACGAACTATGAGAAGGAGAAGTACAACAGTAGTAATAAGGAATTGCGGGAATACGTGAAACGCACGGAGGGTGAAAAACGAGAGCAGGCTCGAGCTCTGGAAGAAGCTTATCAAAAGATTGCAG GTCTGGAAGACCTTAGGACTACAATCGACAACGAAAGATCACGACTCCAGTCTCAGCTCCGAGACATGGAGCGAGATGCGATGCAGCTGCAACAACAACTCCGAGCTACTCAGGACGAGCTGCAAAAATCCCAGGCTGCAAATGCTCAGGGACAAAACGAGGAGAGAGAGTTGCAGGCGAGATTAGCTAACGAGACCGAAGAAAGGGAACGTCTCCAACTGCAACTGCATCAACTGAAGAAACAG GCAATCGACTTGGACAACAGCTTGGAAGTGACTCGCCAAGAACTTGGAAGACTTCGTTCCCGAGGAGACGAAGAAGACGAGAGATGGCGTGCTAGAGAACAAGAGCTCCTGATCCGACTGGAAGACAGTCGATGTCGGGAACGAAAACTGGAGGATCAGAAGCACAACTTGGAAGTCTGTTTGGCTGATGCTTCGCAACAACTCCAGGAACTCAAG GCCCGACTTGGCGGTTCCGAGGGAAGGGTCCGTGCTCTGGATGCTCAATTAAACCAACTAGAAACAGCCAAGAAAGAAGTTGAGCAAAAGTTGAGCAGTGTCGGATCGACTCTTCGTCGTATTGCTGGTATTCAACTCGACGGCAGCGTCAATATGCCTTTCAAATTAATGAGCCCCTCGCGAAGATGGAGCCCCGCGCGTG CAAGCCACGCCGATCACGGAGACGGCGGACGAGACGTCATACTTGATGTTGATCCGGAGGCTGTGAGAAAGGGGGTTCGATCTCTTATGCAGCAAGTGGCTCAAATTGAACGAGAGCGA GACGATTGCAGAATTGAAATCAACAGTATCAGGAAGCAGCTGACAGAGGCACAAGAGAACCAGTCAAAGGCTGATTCGAAGCTCAACAATTTACTGAGCAACCTGCGATCTTTACAGGATGAAAAAAGTACACTTGAGGCAAAATTGTCCCAGAGACAGGCCGCCTTCCAAGCGCAG TCCGAAGCCTTAAAGCAAAGAACTGATGAGAACGAACAAATGCGGGAAAAAATGACCACCCTTGAATTAACCATCAGTAGCGAGTCTGAAGGAAAGAGTCAGTACGAG gaaaaacttgaaaaaatgcgACAAGCACTAGCGAAgctggaaaatgaaaaaagaggCCTCCAAGATGAATTGGGAAGAAATGAATCCCGCTCGACGAAGCTAGAGCTTCAACGCATGTCGCTGGAGGGAGACTTGCAACGTCTGCAAATGATACTGCAAGAAAAGGAAGGAAATATTCAG aaATTGCAAGACAGAGTTGAAACGCAAAGCCGAACGACGGCTAGCCTAGAAGAAAGGTGCGCTTCGTTGAAAACAACGATTGAACAACTGAACTTAGCTTTGGAGCGAGCGTCGTCCGGAGAAAGTGAATTCAGGAATGAGATAAACGCCCTGCAACGAAGTCTCATGGAAAGTAACGCGTCGTCTCAAAGCCAGAACGAAAAACTGAAACAG CTGCAGAAACAACTATCCAACAGCGAGAACGAGCGCCGCATATTATCAGAGAGACTGGACTCCACGCAGCAAGCAATGGCTGAGCTCAGACGCACAAATCAAACTTTAGCCGACCAGACAACCAGGCTTCAGAACGAATTGGCCAATAACGAAGTACAACGATCCGGCCTGGAATCTCAACTAAGATTGGCCAGCTGGCCTCCGGAAGGCTCATCAAACAAAGACGAAGAACTCGTAAGGCAACTCCACAGTGCACAACGAGAAAGAAGTGAACTTAAAGGAAAGGTCGATGCTTTGAACGATAAA GTAAAAGCTCTTGAAGCAGACAAACGGAACATGGAACGACAGCTTTCATCATCTCGATCGAGCAATATCCGTAGCAAGAGTTACGAACGTCCCGAAAAGGCTCAGATGGAGTTGATGGGTTCTAACATAAGCGTGGAAAATCTGGAACAAGAGAACAGAGATCTGAGATTGAGGATTCGCAGATTGGAGACGAATCTCGCGGAAAAGGAAGCGGAGCTTATTCGGTTGCGAACGTCACATTCGCACTCCCATTCGCATTCGACGTCAGATCTAAGCAGGGATAGAAGCGGAGAGATCGAAAGATTGCGAGCAGCTCAGTTGCAGGCGGAAAAATTGCTAGAGGCCAGAGAGCAAAGCCACCGTCAACAAGTGTTGCGACTTGAAAATCAG ATTCAATTGCTGAGAGAACAACTGAATCAAGAAATCAAACGCCGTCAACTTTACGTGCTGCGAAGTTCTCGCGCAGGGCGAGAAATGCAGCAGCTTCGACAAGCTCTGGGGGATTCCTTGAGGACGGTGTCGCAGGATCCATCCTTGGACGCGGTACTCCTGGAACACGAAGCCAGGAAATTGGACTCGACTCTTTCCAGCACCGCGAGTTTGCCGCCTTCTTTGGCCTTGCCTCCGTCCTCTTCGTACGACAGAAGATCTCCGACGCCGACGCGGCTGAAATAA